The proteins below are encoded in one region of Verrucomicrobiota bacterium:
- a CDS encoding ABC transporter permease has protein sequence MSGFTSPIDHMPLGLQYVTWFNPVRHFMEISRGIFLKDIDILSVGESLFPLVVIAMITFGASVWMFRRKTSLS, from the coding sequence TTGTCGGGATTTACCTCCCCGATCGATCATATGCCCCTCGGGCTTCAATATGTGACATGGTTTAATCCCGTCCGCCATTTTATGGAGATTTCGCGCGGTATCTTTCTAAAGGATATCGATATTCTATCGGTCGGTGAGAGTCTTTTTCCTCTCGTCGTTATCGCCATGATTACTTTCGGCGCATCCGTTTGGATGTTCCGGCGGAAAACCAGTTTATCATGA
- a CDS encoding PhoH family protein: MGLVKNFVLDTSVLIHEPRSIFNFEEHNVFIPGDILEDLDSLKTEQTDRGVRARDVIRRLDQVFKDPEIMSKGAKTPSGGRIFVATREETAQNRDALEKMRRQFPDFTKIDNRIIATALIIQSLQAPPTILVTKDINMSLKARALGLQTNDYLNDKVDDPGIYQSQMSVIEVSGHEMQRFASSTYLDIDAKRIETAGLNEYVLLRSSEDKTMPAKCCSLNGHTTLRKLNCPAAINIPGGISLKPLNLGQQCFLDALFDPDISLITGYGKAGTGKTLVAVAAGLSQVYRRSYQKLIVTRSVVPMGNGETLGFLPGDLNEKMRPWLQPIYDAIEFIMSPPPNLDGRKKTVKKKPEFQMAAAGKPGQPMKPHEKLIEQGIIEIEALYHIRGRSIPNAFFIVDEAQQLSPLEAKTIVTRMSKGSKLVLLGDPTQIDNPYVDAMSNGLVYTRNKLKGQAVAAHIQLAKGERSILADLGAELM; encoded by the coding sequence ATGGGACTAGTAAAGAATTTCGTTCTCGACACTTCTGTTCTAATTCACGAGCCACGCAGTATCTTTAATTTTGAAGAGCATAATGTCTTCATACCGGGGGATATTCTCGAGGATTTAGACAGTCTAAAAACCGAACAAACTGACCGTGGGGTGCGCGCCCGTGATGTCATCCGCAGGCTTGACCAGGTCTTCAAAGACCCTGAGATAATGAGTAAAGGGGCAAAAACCCCGAGTGGCGGACGGATATTTGTGGCGACCCGTGAGGAAACCGCTCAAAACCGTGATGCCCTCGAAAAGATGCGCCGGCAATTCCCCGATTTTACAAAAATCGATAACCGGATTATCGCCACGGCCTTGATTATCCAGAGTTTGCAAGCCCCGCCGACCATTCTGGTCACCAAAGACATTAATATGTCCCTGAAAGCCCGTGCATTGGGACTACAGACAAATGACTACCTTAATGACAAGGTAGATGATCCCGGCATCTACCAATCACAAATGTCGGTGATCGAAGTTTCAGGCCATGAGATGCAACGTTTTGCCAGTTCCACCTACCTCGATATCGACGCGAAACGCATCGAGACTGCAGGACTCAATGAATATGTGCTCCTGAGATCCTCGGAAGACAAAACCATGCCGGCGAAATGCTGCAGCCTGAACGGGCATACCACCTTGCGCAAATTAAACTGTCCCGCTGCAATCAATATCCCCGGGGGCATTTCCTTAAAACCCCTGAATCTCGGGCAACAATGTTTTCTCGATGCACTGTTCGATCCAGATATTTCGCTGATCACCGGCTACGGCAAAGCCGGAACGGGCAAAACTCTTGTCGCAGTCGCCGCGGGCCTTTCGCAGGTTTACCGCCGTTCTTATCAGAAACTCATCGTGACGCGTTCAGTCGTCCCGATGGGTAATGGTGAAACCCTGGGATTCCTCCCCGGTGACCTGAATGAAAAGATGCGGCCTTGGCTCCAACCGATTTATGATGCGATTGAATTCATCATGTCCCCGCCGCCGAATCTTGACGGACGGAAAAAAACGGTGAAGAAAAAACCTGAATTCCAGATGGCCGCTGCGGGCAAGCCGGGGCAGCCTATGAAACCTCATGAAAAATTAATCGAGCAAGGGATCATTGAAATCGAAGCCCTGTATCATATCCGCGGGAGATCGATCCCAAATGCCTTTTTTATCGTGGATGAAGCCCAGCAACTTTCCCCATTGGAGGCTAAAACCATCGTGACGCGCATGAGCAAGGGTTCAAAGCTGGTCCTGCTAGGGGACCCGACACAGATTGATAATCCTTACGTGGATGCGATGTCGAATGGGCTGGTTTACACCCGCAATAAACTCAAAGGCCAAGCCGTCGCCGCCCATATCCAACTGGCCAAGGGCGAACGCAGTATCCTCGCCGACCTCGGCGCAGAGTTGATGTAG
- a CDS encoding TIGR01777 family oxidoreductase, which yields MGLLVLEKSLELPVPVEESFAWHERPGAFERLTPPWVDARVIEQYGGIQDGAEVKIMIKKGPFKFHWVAMHQNYFRNVRFQDIQVTGPFKSWAHTHRFEPISPAKSRMTDFIGYQLPLGWLGRVVAGDMIRSDLERMFHYRHQITLSDLQTHSRYSGQARQKILISGASGLVGSSLQAFLSTGGHDVWELTRHPLQSPRHRQDKHQINWSPAEGKITPGDLEGFDTVIHLAGENIAARWTPEKMRKIRDSRVDSTRFLAQTLAHCTTKPKTLICASAIGFYGNRGEEILDEDSPAGQGFLPDVAREWEESAQIARDAGIRVVSMRLGVVLSPRGGALSKLLLPFNLGLGGRIGNGTQWMSWVSVEDVIRAFHYVMMNDAIVGPVNLTSPGPVTNTEFTHTLGKLLRRPTLLPVPAFAGKLAAGEMFDSLLLASTRAVPRKLLTAGYEFHHPTLESALRFLLGK from the coding sequence ATGGGGCTACTTGTTCTGGAAAAATCACTCGAACTCCCCGTTCCTGTCGAGGAATCTTTTGCCTGGCACGAACGTCCCGGTGCATTCGAACGCCTGACACCACCATGGGTGGATGCCCGGGTCATTGAGCAATATGGAGGCATTCAGGATGGTGCCGAAGTCAAAATCATGATCAAGAAAGGTCCCTTTAAATTCCACTGGGTGGCGATGCATCAAAATTATTTTAGGAATGTCCGTTTTCAGGATATCCAAGTCACCGGCCCCTTCAAATCTTGGGCACATACCCACCGCTTCGAGCCCATATCCCCCGCTAAAAGCCGGATGACCGATTTTATTGGATACCAATTACCCTTAGGATGGCTCGGACGGGTGGTGGCCGGAGACATGATCCGCAGCGACCTCGAGAGGATGTTCCATTACCGTCACCAGATTACTTTATCTGATTTACAAACCCATTCTCGGTATTCAGGTCAGGCCCGGCAAAAGATCCTCATTAGTGGGGCCAGCGGATTAGTGGGCAGTTCCCTGCAAGCATTCCTTTCCACCGGTGGCCATGATGTCTGGGAGCTCACGCGCCATCCATTACAGTCCCCACGCCATCGTCAGGACAAACATCAAATCAACTGGAGTCCCGCGGAAGGTAAAATCACTCCCGGTGACTTGGAAGGATTCGATACCGTCATCCACCTAGCTGGAGAAAATATTGCCGCGAGATGGACCCCCGAGAAAATGCGCAAAATCCGGGATTCACGAGTGGACTCCACCCGTTTCCTCGCACAGACGCTGGCACACTGTACTACCAAACCAAAAACTCTGATCTGTGCTTCAGCCATTGGATTTTACGGGAACCGAGGGGAAGAAATCCTCGATGAAGACAGCCCTGCCGGCCAGGGATTCCTCCCCGATGTGGCTCGTGAATGGGAAGAGTCCGCGCAAATTGCGCGTGACGCAGGGATCCGTGTCGTCTCCATGCGTTTGGGCGTGGTCTTGAGTCCACGCGGGGGAGCTTTAAGCAAATTGCTTTTACCTTTTAACCTAGGCTTGGGCGGGCGCATCGGCAACGGGACACAGTGGATGAGCTGGGTATCTGTCGAAGATGTCATCAGGGCTTTTCATTACGTGATGATGAATGATGCCATCGTGGGGCCTGTGAATCTCACCTCTCCTGGACCCGTCACAAACACGGAATTCACTCATACCCTGGGCAAATTGCTCCGGCGCCCCACCCTTTTACCGGTTCCCGCTTTTGCCGGAAAACTCGCCGCGGGGGAAATGTTTGATTCCCTCCTGCTGGCCAGCACACGGGCTGTCCCGCGCAAATTGCTCACCGCCGGTTATGAATTCCACCACCCCACCCTCGAATCAGCCCTGCGGTTCCTCTTAGGAAAATAA
- a CDS encoding tetratricopeptide repeat protein has product MKILFATAGLILWTLFPVMAGNGPLGDQEETYIQQARLLARRGDYEIALKAFNKIYDLNPKNTLARVEAKRLQLLKEKNPDSFYLTEKLKKINLPEFKINEAQYSAALKYLKETLATVQTGKENPVEINMIITEISPEPPLITYSLENVSWWDAFCLVLQAGLLDCELSDKTFTIKKSE; this is encoded by the coding sequence ATGAAAATTTTATTTGCGACGGCCGGATTGATTCTGTGGACATTATTTCCAGTCATGGCGGGTAATGGTCCCCTCGGGGATCAAGAGGAGACCTATATACAGCAGGCGAGACTCCTCGCCCGACGGGGGGATTATGAAATAGCATTAAAGGCATTCAATAAAATCTATGACCTGAACCCGAAGAATACCCTCGCTCGCGTCGAGGCCAAAAGGTTGCAACTGCTCAAGGAAAAGAACCCCGATTCTTTTTACCTGACTGAAAAACTCAAAAAAATCAACCTACCTGAGTTTAAAATAAATGAGGCGCAGTACAGTGCCGCATTAAAGTATCTCAAGGAGACACTCGCCACAGTACAGACGGGCAAAGAAAACCCCGTCGAGATAAATATGATTATTACTGAAATCTCACCGGAACCACCCCTGATCACTTATAGCTTGGAAAATGTCTCCTGGTGGGATGCCTTTTGCTTGGTTCTCCAGGCGGGCTTGCTGGATTGCGAATTGAGTGATAAGACCTTTACTATCAAAAAATCGGAGTGA